Genomic DNA from Candidatus Gastranaerophilales bacterium:
TTGCAAATACAAATGCTAACGCCGTACGTGATTATTCGCCGCCGCTCATAGCTTCAAGCCTCTGCATTTTTTTATCCCTGTGCTGGGCTTTAATTGTAAGCCCGCCGTTAAGAGGGTCAACAGGATTTTCCAAAATCAGCTCACCCGGACCGTCTGCAAGCTCGCCAAAAATTTCTTTAAAATGAAAGTTGATTTTTTCAAATGCATCAAGAAAGGACTTACGCTTCAAGTCCTCATACCCCTGCATACGCTCCATAATTTGCGATTTTTCTCTTGACAGGGTTTCAAGCTTGTCCTTGAGTTCGTCTTTTCTTTCGCAAACCGTATCATATTCCTTAATAGCCATCATATTAACATCCCCAAGTTCCGCCATTTTTTTGTCGATACGGGCGATGGCTTTTAAAACATCTTCCGTTGAAATTTCAACAGGGATTAAGTTAGCTATTTGATAACCTGCTTGTGCAAGTTCGTTTCTTATAGCTTCAAGCTCGGGCTCCAGTTCTTTTCTGCGGCCTTTCAACGCTTCTATGTTTTCTTCAAGACGCTCAAGATTCAAGTTCAAAGAATTTTTAAGTGTTTGATATTCCAAAACTCCATTTTGTGCATCATCTCTTTGCTTTTGGAGTTCGGATAATTTCTCATCTATTTCTTTAACTTTAACCTGAAGTTCTTCAATCATTGATTGAATTTGGAGAATTTGCCCTTCTGCAAGCTTCTTATCTTGCGCAAAATTTTCATTATCTGCTTTTAACTTTGTGATTTGATTTTTCTGAGCTTCAACAGATTGCTGCGTGAAGGTGATTTCCGTTTGGATACTTTTGATTTCGCCTTCTGCTTTGATAATACCCGACTGAAATCTTCTTATTTCAAACTCAATACTTTCTGAAAGCTCATCCAGCTTAGAAAGCTCATCTTCGGGAATGGATTTTTCCACCTGCTCGATTTCTTTGGTTAAATTTTCAATTTCCAGAGTGATTTCAGCCTGTTTAGTCTTAAGCTCCTCAAGTTCTCCCTGACTTTTTTGCAAAGCAGGTGTCATTTGAGCCAAAAGTTGTTTTTTAGAGTCGAGTGATTTTTCGGAGTTAGACATAGACTCAACAAGCGCATCCATAGCGTATTTTTTCCGGTTAAGTTCACTCATGGTTGTTGAATATTCCTGGCGAATAGTGTTCAATTTAGCTTCTATTTTAGCTTTTTCTCTGTCTAACCTGTCATATTCATCCTGAAACCCGCCTAATTTTTGTTTGCATTTTTCGAGTTCTTTATCCTGCGTACTGGAAAACTGCATTCTTGATTTTGGAACGCTGCCGCCTGTAATTGCGGCTGATTTATCGTACAAAGAACCGTCCAGACAGACCATGCGGTATTTTCCGATAAGTTTTTGCGCTGTTACTCTGTCTTCTACAATCAAAGTATCGCCCAAAGCGTGGTAGAAGGCATCTAAGTATTTATCATCAAAATCAATAAGATTAATTGCATAGTCTATGACACCGTTTTGGTTAGGTGCGCTCATTCTTGAAGGCGCACGTTTAATTTTATTTAAAGGAAGGAAGGTAGCACGGCCTGCTCTTGCACTAATCAGAGCATCCATACAAATACTTGCCGTATCTTCATCATCTACGACTATAGATGCCATCCTGCCGCCCATTGCAATCTCAAGTGCGGCTGCATAATCATTGTCGACTTTTCCAAGCTGCGCTAAAGGCGCATGAACACCTTCAATCTTAGATTTCATAATAAAATCTACCGGATAAGAAAGATTAGATTCCGCTACCGCTCTTTTATTTGCTTCAAGCTGTGCAACTTTATTGTATGCAAGCTGAATATTTCTTGCAGTTTCGTCGATTTTTCCTTTTGTATCATCAAGCGCATTAAACGAATTTTTTTGCATAAGTTCGTAGTCTTTAAGCTCTTTTGAAAGTTCTTCTATTTGAAGGGTTAATTTGTCTTTTTCATCAAGATTTTTTTGGTTGGCAGCTTCAAAATTATTTATAACTTCCTGCGCTTCTTGTATATCACGCTCTAAACGCTTGATATTTTCTTCAAGAGGAATAACCTGTTTTAACAGGGTATTTTCTTCGTCCTTCTTGCTCTCTAAAGCGCTGCGAAGCTCAGAACGCTTCTTTACATTATCGTTGCTCTCACGGCTCATTTCCGCTATTTCTTTTAAAACCCTGTCGAGTTCCTGTTTTTCATGTTCAATGTTTTTTTCAAGCGATTTGATTTCGTCTTTTTTATTGTCTATGCGCAAATTAGCATTATCTATCTTTCCTTTTAGGGTTTCTATATTTTCAAGCGCGTTTTTGGATGAAATCTCGTTGTTTTCAACTTGACGGTTAATCATATCGATAGAATTTTGTTTGGTATTAATATCACTTTTAAGAGCTTCTATTTGAGCTTTGGTTCTGAGCTGTTCGTCCTCACCCTTCTGCTTGACCAATTCAGAAAGTTCTTGCAGCTTAGCTTTTGTTTCATCAAGTTTTGTGTCAACTTTTGTGAGTTCTTTTTCCTGATTTTTCTTGTTTTTATTGGTTTCAAGGATATTTTCATGAACTCTTTCGAGTGAATTTTTTATATCAAAATATTTAACGGTAGAAAGCTTATTTTCGTATTCGGCTTTTTCTTCACGCAGCTTTTGAAACTTAAGTGCTTCTTCTTTTTGGGATTTCAAGTCTTCAAGCCTGATTTCAATCTCCTGCAATACTATATGAGATTTTTCAACACGTTTTTCAACTATTTCAAGCTCACCTGTTGCCTGGTCAATCCTTCTGTCAAAATCCGCCACCCCGGCTATTTCATCTAAAATTCTGCGTCTGTTTAGAGGCGTATTGTTAACTATCTCCGCAACGTCATTTTGCATAATAACATTGTAACTGCCGGGCGATACGTTATAATCAAGCAGTTTTTCGTGAATTTCAGACAGGGAAGAAGACTTGCCGTCTAAATAATAAGTGCTTATAAAACCGCTTGAGGTCTTTTTAATATTTCGCTCGACGGTTAAGAGTTTTTCGTCCTTTTCATCACCGAAAGTAATCCTTACACTGGCATCGTTTCTGTTGTTATGGGTACTGATAAAGTCGTATAAGGTCTTTGCCCTTAGGCTTCTTGAAGAAGATAACCCAAGACAAAATAACACGCTGTCTATAACGTTGCTCTTGCCTGAACCGTTAGGTCCCGCTATGGTAGTTAAACCGTCTAAAAACGGGATTGTTACTTTATTTGCACAAGATTTGAAATTATCTAACTCTAGCTCTCTAATATGCATGTGATGCCTTAAATTGTGATATTCACTCATTATTAAGTTTGATACAGCAAAGTCAATTTGTCAAAAAGTTTAAAGTTGCTTAATAAAAAGAGGCCGGGAACAGGTGAATAAGTTTAAGAGATGAACAGGTGAAGGACTTAAGAGTTTGTCTTTACGAGCGGTAGCGAAGTAATTTGGCTCAACGGTCTTCAAAACAACTCTTTACCCGCTGTATTGCCATGTCCTCAATAAAAAAGCCCCGATTTATTCGGGGCTTTTTTTGTTTATTTTATGAAGGTAATGAGCTTACATCATTCCGCCCATACCGCCCATGCCTGACATATCAGGCATTGCTGATTTTTCTTCAGGGATATCAACAACAGCAGCTTCTGTTGTCAAAAGCATTGATGCTATTGACGCTGCATTTTCCAATGCACTTCTTGTAACTTTTGCAGGGTCTACTATACCTGCTTTGTACATATCAACGAATTCATCTCTTAAAGCATCGTAGCCCTGGTTATCGCCTAACTCTTGGATTTTCTCAACGATAACATCGCCTTTAGCGCCCGCGTTTGTAGCAATTTGTCTAAGCGGAGAATAAAGCGCCCTTAAAAGAATTTCTGCACCTGTTTTTTCATCAGGAGTGCAATCTTTGCAATCTGCAGATTCGACTTTTGAATAAAGTACTTTGGCTACTTTAACCAAAGCAACACCGCCGCCGGGAACTATACCCTCTTCGATAGCAGCTCTTGTAGCGTTGAGTGCATCTTCAATTCTTAATTTGCGTTCTTTCAATTCGGTTTCCGTAGCTGCGCCTACTTCAATAACAGCTACCCCGCCTGAAAGTTTTGCTAATCTTTCCTGAAGTTTTTCTTTATCGTAATCACTGTCTGATTGCTCGATTTGACGTTTAATTTGTTTAATTCTTTCGTCAACTTCTGCTTTTGCATCATCACCTACAACAATTGTTGTTGTATCTTTTGTAACGGTAACACGTTTAGCTTTGCCCATCATTTGAACTGTTACGTTTTCAAGCTTAATGCCAAGCTCTTCCGTAAACATTTCACCGCCTGTTAAAATAGCGATGTCTTCAAGCATAGCTTTTCTTCTGTCGCCAAAGCCCGGAGCTTTAACAGCTACGGCTCTTAAGACTTTTCTCATAGTGTTAACTACAAGAGTTGCAAGCGCTTCGCCTTCAACGTCTTCTGCGATAAGAAGCAAACTTCTGCCTTCTCTTGCTACCTGCTCTAAAACAGGAACTAACTCGGAAATAAGGTTGATTTTTTTGTTTACACAAAGTACAAAAGCATCTTCCAAAACTGATTCCATACGCTCCGTATCGGTTACGAAGTAAGGTGAAATATAGCCTTTATCAAACTGCATACCTTCAACAACTTTAAGGTTGGTGCCTGTTGATTTTGATTCTTCGACCGTGATAACGCCGTCTTTGCCTACTTTATCCATAGCATCTGCTATAAGTCCGCCGATATAGTTGTCATTTCCTGCCGAGATTGAAGCAACCTGAGAGATAGCTTCTTTTGTTTCAACGGGTTTTGACATGTTCTTAATTTCTTCTACGGAAATTTCTACTGCTTTGTCTATACCTCTTTTAATTGCGATAGGATTAGCGCCTGCCGTTACGTTTTTTAAGCCTTCTCTCACAATAGCTTGTGCCAAAACAGAAGCCGTGGTAGTACCGTCGCCGGCTACATCGTTTGTTTTTGAAGAAACTTCCTTAACAAGCTGCGCACCTGCGTTTTCAAGAGGGTCTTTAAGTTCGATTTCTTTTGCAATAGTAACGCCATCGTTAACTATTTGAGGTCCGCCGAATTTCTTGTCTAATATTACATTTCTGCCTTTAGGTCCTAATGTAACTTTTACTGCATCTGCTACAGCATCTACACCTTTTACAAGTGACTTTCTGGCATCTTCGGAAAATACTATTGATTTTGCCATGTTTTTATCTCCTATTAATTTAAAACTCTATACAATTCTTAGTTTGCTAGGGCTTACGCCGTCTTGGATTATGCGGGTCGTTCGGAAAGCTCATCACTTACCTCCGACTTACGGGCTGGGTTCGGCTTTGCCTAACACGGCGCCCTACCGCAAATCCGCTACTCAATAATAGCTAAAACATCTTTTTCGCTAATAATTTTAAGCTCGGTACCGTTTAATTTAACGTCTGTTCCGCTGTATTTAGCAAATAAAACGGTGTCGCCCACCTTAACGTCCATTTCCAAACGTTTTCCGTCTTTATCTCTGGTACCCAATCCTACGGCGAGAACTTCGCCTTTTTGCGGTTTTTCTTTTGCACTATCAGGTATAAAGATACCGCCCGATGATTGTTGAGTATCATCAATAACTTTGATAACCATTTTGTCGCCTAACGGTTTAATTTTTAATTCTGACATGTTTTTTCCTCCAAACAATTTCTCTTTCATAATAAATGAAACATGTTAATATTGCTCACAAGTATAATTTATAACA
This window encodes:
- the groES gene encoding co-chaperone GroES, producing the protein MSELKIKPLGDKMVIKVIDDTQQSSGGIFIPDSAKEKPQKGEVLAVGLGTRDKDGKRLEMDVKVGDTVLFAKYSGTDVKLNGTELKIISEKDVLAIIE
- the groL gene encoding chaperonin GroEL (60 kDa chaperone family; promotes refolding of misfolded polypeptides especially under stressful conditions; forms two stacked rings of heptamers to form a barrel-shaped 14mer; ends can be capped by GroES; misfolded proteins enter the barrel where they are refolded when GroES binds); this translates as MAKSIVFSEDARKSLVKGVDAVADAVKVTLGPKGRNVILDKKFGGPQIVNDGVTIAKEIELKDPLENAGAQLVKEVSSKTNDVAGDGTTTASVLAQAIVREGLKNVTAGANPIAIKRGIDKAVEISVEEIKNMSKPVETKEAISQVASISAGNDNYIGGLIADAMDKVGKDGVITVEESKSTGTNLKVVEGMQFDKGYISPYFVTDTERMESVLEDAFVLCVNKKINLISELVPVLEQVAREGRSLLLIAEDVEGEALATLVVNTMRKVLRAVAVKAPGFGDRRKAMLEDIAILTGGEMFTEELGIKLENVTVQMMGKAKRVTVTKDTTTIVVGDDAKAEVDERIKQIKRQIEQSDSDYDKEKLQERLAKLSGGVAVIEVGAATETELKERKLRIEDALNATRAAIEEGIVPGGGVALVKVAKVLYSKVESADCKDCTPDEKTGAEILLRALYSPLRQIATNAGAKGDVIVEKIQELGDNQGYDALRDEFVDMYKAGIVDPAKVTRSALENAASIASMLLTTEAAVVDIPEEKSAMPDMSGMGGMGGMM
- the smc gene encoding chromosome segregation protein SMC — its product is MHIRELELDNFKSCANKVTIPFLDGLTTIAGPNGSGKSNVIDSVLFCLGLSSSRSLRAKTLYDFISTHNNRNDASVRITFGDEKDEKLLTVERNIKKTSSGFISTYYLDGKSSSLSEIHEKLLDYNVSPGSYNVIMQNDVAEIVNNTPLNRRRILDEIAGVADFDRRIDQATGELEIVEKRVEKSHIVLQEIEIRLEDLKSQKEEALKFQKLREEKAEYENKLSTVKYFDIKNSLERVHENILETNKNKKNQEKELTKVDTKLDETKAKLQELSELVKQKGEDEQLRTKAQIEALKSDINTKQNSIDMINRQVENNEISSKNALENIETLKGKIDNANLRIDNKKDEIKSLEKNIEHEKQELDRVLKEIAEMSRESNDNVKKRSELRSALESKKDEENTLLKQVIPLEENIKRLERDIQEAQEVINNFEAANQKNLDEKDKLTLQIEELSKELKDYELMQKNSFNALDDTKGKIDETARNIQLAYNKVAQLEANKRAVAESNLSYPVDFIMKSKIEGVHAPLAQLGKVDNDYAAALEIAMGGRMASIVVDDEDTASICMDALISARAGRATFLPLNKIKRAPSRMSAPNQNGVIDYAINLIDFDDKYLDAFYHALGDTLIVEDRVTAQKLIGKYRMVCLDGSLYDKSAAITGGSVPKSRMQFSSTQDKELEKCKQKLGGFQDEYDRLDREKAKIEAKLNTIRQEYSTTMSELNRKKYAMDALVESMSNSEKSLDSKKQLLAQMTPALQKSQGELEELKTKQAEITLEIENLTKEIEQVEKSIPEDELSKLDELSESIEFEIRRFQSGIIKAEGEIKSIQTEITFTQQSVEAQKNQITKLKADNENFAQDKKLAEGQILQIQSMIEELQVKVKEIDEKLSELQKQRDDAQNGVLEYQTLKNSLNLNLERLEENIEALKGRRKELEPELEAIRNELAQAGYQIANLIPVEISTEDVLKAIARIDKKMAELGDVNMMAIKEYDTVCERKDELKDKLETLSREKSQIMERMQGYEDLKRKSFLDAFEKINFHFKEIFGELADGPGELILENPVDPLNGGLTIKAQHRDKKMQRLEAMSGGE